The following nucleotide sequence is from Candidatus Schekmanbacteria bacterium.
TAATATTCTGAATCTGTTTCTTCGGGACCTAATGCAACACCGATGCCGTAACCAATTCCAATCCCCGTTTCTTTTACTCTGAACATTTTCTTATACCCCTCAGCAAGCTCTTTATATTCTCTGTTATGTTTTATTGCGGCATCTTCAATCAGGGTTTTCAAATATTCCTTATCCTCTTCATAGGGAATTACCGGATAAACATCATAGAAAGCAGGACAGAATTCTCCTCCCTTTTCAGAAACATGTTCAAAGACTCCTACCAATGCAGGTACAAGAGGATTTGACGGGAAAGTCTGAATCCCAAGCCATTGAATGGTGCTTGGATGTTGATTATCGGGTAGAGTTACTGTTGCTTTTACAGTTGAAACCACCGCTTTTTCGAAAAAATTTCCTCTGCTTACATTTGTTTCTGCGCATCCCTCATTTTTGAGGAAATCCCATTTCTTTGTCTCAAAAGGGGCGTCATCATTGTATTTATCAATGGTATCTATGAACCTCTTTTTTAAATCGATTAGATATGTGTCATCAAGCATATTCCACCTCTCATAATTGATTTGTCAGGAAAAAATCTGTGTTTTCATTTTTTGTCCTTCTTTTATTAAGCAGAAAAAATTAAAAGAGCAATGAAAGAATAATTTCAGCTTTTTCTTCTCCAAGAGCTTTTTTCAGTGGGCCGCCACCGGGGTCATTTTCTCTCAATGTCTCAAACATCTTTCTTTTTCTCTCAACAAGAGATTTCATATATTCGGAATTTTGTTTTTCTGCTTCCTGCCAAAACTTGACGTATAGATTTAGGTAATCTTTTGTAATTTCAAGGCACTTGTCTTCAATGCCTTCCTGCTCATATTTGAATTTACCGCAGGTATAGAAAGGAGAGAGCATAACTCTAAACCATAAATATCTTTCCAAACACATTCCCTCGATATCTTTATATTTCTCCCAGAGCGGTTGAATTGGCTCTACATATTTCTTTAAGTAATTTATATCTCTTCCGCAGTCAGCTGTTGGAATAAGGTCAACTCTCAAGCTTATATGGCTTCCCTGCACTAACTCTGATGAAAATATAGGAAGGTCGTATTCGTCTGATGGCACGATATTGGTTGCCCATACAATGAGTTTACCGCCTAAAATTGTAGATTTCATAGTAACAATTTTGTCTATCTTGTCAGCAGAGTAGCAGATGATTTCCTGCGTCATCATATCGGTTTCGATTTTTCTAAATTCTGAAATGTCATTACCTTTGTATTCTTTCATTTCAACAGGATTCATTGGTTTGATGCCATCAAGAATTTCATCAAAATAAGGAATTGCTTTCATCGGTCTCTCCCATTAATTTAAATTTGTTTTGATAGTTAATCTTGCAGGTCATTAAAAAACTCTGCTTGTTATATATTCTATTCCTGCTTTTTGCAGGACTTGAGCCAGAAAATGTTCTTTATCCTGCTTTTCCTTTATCATTTCAATCACTGCATCGAGAGTTTTAAAAATATCCTCCTTGGAACCCATTTTGAATATTTCTTTTCCGATTGTCTGCATTCTACCGAATGTCCCTCCAACGAGGATGCGATAACCAATCTTTTCTGAAGAGATTGTGCCTGTGGGACAGGCTTTGATACATGCGCCACAAAGTTTGCACAGCACTTCGTTTATCTGCGGTTTCTTTGCCTCTTCGAAATAAACTGCTGAATCCCAACAGGCGTGCATACATTGTTTGCAGTCTATACATTCCACATCATCATTGACTTTTGGTTTTTCAACTCCCCAAACTCCAAAATCCTTA
It contains:
- a CDS encoding coproporphyrinogen III oxidase; the encoded protein is MLDDTYLIDLKKRFIDTIDKYNDDAPFETKKWDFLKNEGCAETNVSRGNFFEKAVVSTVKATVTLPDNQHPSTIQWLGIQTFPSNPLVPALVGVFEHVSEKGGEFCPAFYDVYPVIPYEEDKEYLKTLIEDAAIKHNREYKELAEGYKKMFRVKETGIGIGYGIGVALGPEETDSEYYKSSAEAIFKGYFDIVEKRKNEKPKPEHFDEMFKQRREWVRFTFMENRFFLGGLQVGVPAECFMLHMLPPVVKF